The nucleotide sequence GCACATGTAATCACGGAAGTGATGCACGAAAGTCATACTAAACCCTATGATGTGCCAAAACCATGATTTCAGTATTTTAGTATTTTATgatgaaatattattttatcataagCTTTATTATTTTATCCTACTCAATGTGGTTATTATACCGTTTTATATTTAAACCACCGGAATAAATCCTTAATATTCCACGAGATTCTAATAATTTTCAAATAAATCACCCTGTCTTTTTGTATTATGTCGAAAGGTTTGACTTTTGCTAACCTTTAATACTCCCATAATATTTTCATGTGATTTGTATTCTTGACTCATGGGATTTTCCCTAACTTCCATGATTTCAGAAATCTGTGACTCCCCTATTTGAGCAACCAAATACCCACCTTATCATCCAACTATATGTCTAACCAGACACTCCACCGATGGATCAATCGATCGACTCGTATGACACCCAACTCGTTCTTTATAGTTGAGCCGTTCAAGCCAACCCAGATAATCAGGATAACTAGAAGGCACGCGAACGGGCACCCATCAAATTTCAAGACAACCAGGACGTGGTCAGCAGCACGACTACGTTTTTATGTGATGAGTCTACTTTGAATAAAACATTTTGAGTTTTACTTTGAACTAATTTAAtcaaataaaattttgttataaattttcGATTACAAATGTAATAATGTGATTTTCGGTAGTATGTTTTGAACCTTAACGAGTTGTCTATTACGACTTGAACGTCACAACCATAACCACTTTCATAACCGGTGCCCAGAGTTCGGCAAATTCGAGTTGAGGGCAATGGCGACGATAAAATTTTCCTGACCTCAAAATTTGGTTTTATAAAatgataataaatatatattattaatctTCTACTTTAGACCAAAAATCTTTTTCCTAACCGTTAACGAAAATAATTTTCTAAATAAACCAATTTGCTTATGGGCATGAAAAAACTTTAAAATACTAACAATTTACACTTGGTGAAGTGTAAATACAGTTAAGTATATAAAACGCAATAAACATGAGTTCAATTAACAAAGTTATGGTTAATGTGAGATCGtttgataaatatttttttagtaaAGCTAGAATTTCTCATGATACTCCTTCATCACTCGAGACACGTCATCAGATTGCTTGCTGATCCAAGAGCATACGAGTTGTTCCTTTAATCTATCTTTGGACCCTTTTACGTTTGTTCGAAACGTAATCTTCTCCCGACTCGTGGAAGTTAAGATCATTGTTGCTACTTCATTTCTTCTGTCATTTGTCTTCACATTTGGTTTACCCTCATTATCGACTTTATCTTATCTGCTACTCCCACTTCGTATTTGATATACTAAATGTGgtcaaataaaaaataaactaaaataacCTAAATTAGacactctaagctttaaatttataaacttagaCTCGATCtaaacctaaaccacacaaccggcaagtataccgatcaatgtagtaaagctaaagtaagttcgagtatcgaacccacgagtcTCACTAATAACGTTAATTAAACTCTATCTAGACCTAGACTGACACAGACACGAAACAAACGATTTTtatattgggggggggggtttcctaaATATCCTAAAATTGCAAATTAAAagtaaattaattaaattaacgaaGCACGAATTAATTAGGCTTTACTCAATTGATGGAAACGACTGCCTAGACTGGATTCAtgatttatttcagtaatgaatttattatgtttattaattattatggAACAGAGATCTTTATGTTCTAAACCTACCGAGATACCGAACAAAACCGTCAACCCTTCTCAAGGAGACACTTATGGAACTCTAAATATGCTGTTATGATTACCGGTTACTAGACTCCTTCACAGGTTATCTTGGTTAACAAAAGTACCCTAATACGATTCACTCCCTCACGGGTTATAAACCTAGGATAATTTGGAATTTCAGTTTAACTTGTTAGCCAACTATCACTAAGGAAACAATAATTTCACACCTCACAACTATTGAAATCAGTAGAACACTTTAATTTATTAACTTATCAATTATGACTTCTAAGGTGTATCGCACGATTAACCTTAAAGATAATAAATTATTCcatgatatagacactcaccaaaacttATAACCTATAGCATGCGTATACATTAAACCATAATAACAAACCGACTACTCTTATCAACAATCCATAAATAACTAATTAAacataataaaaatcaaaacttatAAATCTATCATCACAGTCTAGGCAGCTAAAAAGATCTAGCGAAGCAAAGTCATGAAAAACATGAGAACAAGAGTAATTTTAATTGTGAGAAATATAGTTAAAAGAATAGGAAACAAAGAATAAGGAACCCGAATGATGCAAAGATGATCCGGACAACCTCCTTGGTTTCCAATCTTCAACCCGTAGCTTCAAGCTCTTAAAACTGCTCCAAAAGCTCCAAATTTGCGGTTGAATTCGTCCCCAAAGGTTACTAATTCGTGAATAGGGTTTGTTGGGGTTTATGTTGTATTTATATAATGTTAAAAATAAGAATCATAACCCTAATAAACTTCGTCCGCGTTTTATACCCCTTCGCGGCACGCGAAGGGGTCTTCTTCTATTCTCCGCGTCACGCCAAGCACACAAGTCAATGCTGCCGCCTCCATTTATTAATAATTGGAAACCACTTCTTGTTTTTTTCCTTTTATTCGTTCACACCTGCCTCTATTTATTAGCCGCCTCTAACTTTATTAATATATGCAATTcctcaaaaataaaataataataataattgcctttaacaataataataataataataataacaataataataataataataataataataataataataatgaaaataataatagtaatatggCAGCTCTCTAACTTATAAACTATGCAGTTAatagttaatatcggtgatatatcagtgagatatcggttatatcggtcaaatatcggtcaatatcgccgataagataatatcggtaccgatatttgacaccgatattttactaggggaccgatataaccgatatctcaccgatatatcaccgatatttgaccgatatatccgatatatcactgaattattattgttaaattgctatatatgtaaattttgcattatattaaaattgcTGATTtcccaccgatatctcaccgagataaactatatctcaaatatcggtccttgaccgatatccgatattttaccgcattaactgcatagcttaTAAAATAGAGACAATGGCCACGACCCACTCACGGAAAATAACAGCAAATTTAATTCGGTCACTGGCGTTCTACTCTGCTGAAGTGGCTGCTTATTTCCTTATTACTTGTTTTCGCTCCATTTGCACTAGGACGGACCtggcaaaacacaaaataatataataaaacactaaaaactaaataaaaacaaataaaacctatacaataattatacatTTTACaagggacaaatatgtgtattttaccacacatcaatattcccacacttaacctttttttcgtccctgaaaaagacttatgcaaacggaatcatagtTAAAGCAAAAATCCAGGTTCAAAAATTATTTtactttataaatattaaaactcGTAGTAACCGCAATTGCAAATATACATATCCacttaaacccaaacccggttccaagcccttatcatgtaatttatatttaatttcgATCAATCCACTTAGGGTCTTACATTAGATGCCGCAGTTTCATGTAATCCCGCCTCAAGCTCGTGAAACAAAAGGAATGAATCACTAGATTCTTTCGTAACCGTTTTATACCAAAATTAAGAGAATTTAACATCAAactttttcttattatttttttcttattCTTTTTGAGCACTAGACTTTACATTACCAAACACAGAGTGTGTCTCAACTAAGTCATAGTCACCATCCCCAATGAAGATTACATAGGCCTCATTTTTTCTCAATCTAGCTCATTTattctattttttctttttatcaaaaaTTCTAACAACTTTAGCTTAAAACGGCATTTCTTACACTATTTTTGGCGGTTTCGGCTTCCTACTTTTTCTAGATGAAAACCCACTAGTAAACTAACAATTAAAGTATTTTAATATCAAAGGACTCACATATCCCAAGCTAGACACAAGTTTTACTTTATtctgatattattattatttgaaactCGAATATGCTTGACTTTACCATCACTTTCCGTCGTTTTTATTTGCAAAATTTCTTAAACGGGAACATTTTtctatttttcaattttttggattttttgtattttttgtattttttgaaaaTTTATGAATCAAACAACTCAATAACTAAAACCTAAACGAtagtttcccatccccacacttatactctacattgccctcaatgtaggatggaaaccgactcaaaagacaaaaataaataagaaataaaaaaatgaagggcaaattggaaaggacttagctggttaaaCAATCGCATAAGCTCCAAAACTATTGTCCAATCCAGCTCCaatcgtatagcatttcatttGCGATCGGCTTTGACTATGACTGGTATGCTTAGTAAATGTCTTGAAATTTTGATAAACATAGCTTCAAAATCACTAGAATGGATGCTTAGTAAATGTCTTGAAATTTTGATAAACATAGCTTCAAAATCACCAGAATGGAGATTGCATACGGGTGGTGGTACgattcaaacctgcataaacaaaaacaagcaaaaaccaaAGAAGTGCCGACTCTAGACAAAAAATGACTCAAAACTATTAAATTAGACTCATAGTAAAAAAACAAGTAAACACATACCATAAATGAATCGGATGCAAGAAACTGATCAAACTGGCACGGAAACAACTCAGTAGGAAAACAcacccgtcgcgctacgcgaccagAGTATCAGATGCCCTTCACGTGACACGAAGGGCCTGTTTTCACATAAAGTTTCTTGTGTTTATTGCCTCCATGCCTTAGAAAATTTTCCATATTCTTTCTAACTCGTCCAAAATACTTTCAAAGCCAAATTTTTTACTAAAAAACACTTTGGAACTCTGTTTCTTCGCATTATTGACTCCCCTAAAGACATGAGTACCTGCAAAACAACTCAAAAATAGAAAACGAAAAACACAAAACTATCTAGAATACGATAAAGACTCAAATTCCACAAACTCTACAAAAGGGAATTTCACCCCAAATTCTTCACTTCCCTTCCACTCACGGATGATCATGTAAACCCAGCTCACCTCCGTACCAGAACTCTCAGGCTGTAGCACTATCATACCTACGAAACGAATCTCTCCATATCCCACAACCTCTCAACTCATCATCGGGTGGTTTGAACCTAGATGTATTTAAGATATATCTAGATTCCAACCACTCTATCCTCTTCTCTAAATCGTCTACCTTCTTATCAGATGGATCCCCACAATTGGGTCCCATCATCTGCTGTAAACTAGGATCACTCACACCTCATTTCTCTTCTCTCTCATCCCTCTCACTCTCCTTAACTGATGCTACCGCTTCTACCCGAGCACCTGAACCTCTCGCCTTATTAACCTTAAAGATTATCATTTCCTCCCCAACTCTAAGTGTAATAGTGCCTAAGAAAACATCTATGAGGGCCTTAGCGGTGCACAAAAATGGACGTCCTAGAATTAGGGGCATATTCTCGCCTGCTTCCATGTCTAGCACCACAAAATTCACCGGGAAAACAAACTTTTCAACTTTAAGAGCAGATTTTCTACTATTCACCGAGGATACTTAACGGTTTTTTCAGCTAAACCTAGGGTCATGCGAGTTGGTTTGAGATCACCGAGGCCTAGTTTTTCGTAAAATGAATATGGCATCAGATTAATACTAGCACCTAGGTCGACTAACGCATGGTTTTGAATGTCACCACCGAACAAACATGGGATCGTGAAGATACCCGGATCAATGAGTTTTTCCGGTAGCTTGTTCATCACAACAGCAGAACATTTGGCATTCAAAATGACATTCGAAAGCTCCTCTAGTTTATTCTTCCCTTTCAGGAGATCATTTAAGAACTTAGCATACTTCGGCATATGCTTGAGGGCTTCTAGATTAACGGAAGATTGATCTTGAGTTATTTAAACATGTCTAGGAAATACCCGTATTCCTTAGTATATTTTTGATTCTTTAACCGTTCAAGATAAGGAAGACGAGCATGATCAATCTCTGGATTTGGTCTAACTGGCTCAATCGGTTTCCTAACAGTCTTTTATAATGGAGGGGCTTCTAACTCTATCTCTTCATCCACCGGTTCCTCTTCCTCTACTTAAACTGGTGGCCTCTCAACTTCCCTTAACTCTCTACCTGACCTAGCGGTTATGGCTTTAACATGAGGGTTTGCCCGGTTTAATTTGAGTGTTGCCCGAGAACTGACCCGATGGTCGTTCTTGCAACTGACGAGAGATTTCACCTACTTGTCTTTGGAGATCAAGAAAGTTTGATGGGTTGTTCTTAAGCATGATGGCATGTTCTTCTAGACCACTACCCAAGTCTTTTAGGGTTTTCTGAGTGACTTGGTCCTTAACCACTAATTGAGAAAGAAGTTCCTCAATCCTATCTAAACTACCACTTGAACCCCCACTCATAGGTTGACCCTCTTGGTTTGAACCCCTACAATAGAATTGACCCTGTCCCCGGTTTTGATTTTGACTCGATTAGAAAAACCAGGGGTGTTATCAGAAAAAtgccaattattattattattattattattattattattattattattattattattattattattattactactactactatgCTAGTTAGAATTATAATTGGAGTTATTAAAGCTGTTAGTGGAGTTTGGATTTTGACAAGTGATAAACTCGACTTGCTCTTGGGTAAGCATTGGGCACTCTACTGTATCATGACCTCCCCTACAGACCTCACATCTATCTACCTTCTTCCTAATCTCTTGAATTTGGCTACTTACCTCTCGCTTAAGGGATTCTAAAGCAGTGGCTACCGTCGTTTCCATGCTAACTTGGCTACCGAGTAAGTACCAGACACATGAGTTCAATTCCTGGCTGTATATTGCTGTTCATGATCAGAATGAGCAAAACTTTCAAATAGGTCATTGCATTCGGCCACTATTTTCTTACCCATTAAGTGGCCTCCTGCAGAGGTGTCAAATCGAGCTCGGATTTCAGGAGTGAGACCGGTGTAGAATTTCTCTACAAGTGCCCAGTGCGACAGACCATGCTGAGAGCATCAAGAAAGTAAGCTTTGGAATATTTCCCAAGCTAGGTAGTAGGGCTCATTAGGCTCCATCCAGAACgaatggatctgatctcgaaggcgAGATGCTTTGGCGGGTGGGAAGTACTTAGCAAGAAAAACATCTCTAATGGCAGTCCAAGTGGTGAAGGAACCTACTGGCTACAAATCAAGCCATGTGGCTGCGTGGCTAGCAAGTGAAAATGGGAAAACCTAAAGGTAACGGGTGTCAAGATTAGCACCTTCGATAGAGAACATGCTGCAGATTCGGGTGCGGCGGTTGGGCAGCACCATCCCCGTCATCACGAGCGTGAAATTGGCAGGAATTGTTAATAGCAGTCATGATGTATGATGGGATCTGCCAGGATTTGTCATTGTTGACTACGAGAAGGGTCATGGGCGAGTTCACACCGGTGAAACCGGTGGTGGATTGTTGGTGGACGGTTTGATGACCTGCCATATTTGGCGCAGCGGTTTGTAGACTAGTAGGACGGGATGGTGGTGGGGAATTATGAGGTGATGACTTCGGTGTGAAGTCAAATGCTAGTGGTTTA is from Helianthus annuus cultivar XRQ/B chromosome 9, HanXRQr2.0-SUNRISE, whole genome shotgun sequence and encodes:
- the LOC110875190 gene encoding uncharacterized protein LOC110875190 produces the protein MPKYAKFLNDLLKGKNKLEELSNVILNAKCSAVVMNKLPEKLIDPGIFTIPCLFGGDIQNHALVDLGASINLMPYSFYEKLGLGDLKPTRMTLDMEAGENMPLILGRPFLCTAKALIDVFLGTITLRVGEEMIIFKVNKARGSGARVEAVASVKESERDEREEK